The proteins below are encoded in one region of Chloroflexota bacterium:
- a CDS encoding PrsW family intramembrane metalloprotease has protein sequence MRYLTEPMPKSWKTAILIAGLVLFVPGIIIAMPYACLVPLTILSSRHDALTIGMTSFALLVLTFGAGGVVVLHALQCLQGKASRPLRLPPAWMMAGIFGLCIFAGIVTRTNETLAAFFFPPILFIAAAMSPLLAMAWFAYPRAEGLTFRRALVAFAGGATVSVLIALALEIVLPLTVLALIGNLSNIVVKSVENLLADLAGRQIARALTTPGFVYAFIQVAVIAPLAEEIAKPLVTLPILGRLSRRDAFLVAAMAGAGFATLENVLYTSFGAYLWSGVLVLRAIGGALHPLGAGLVGLSWRDILNGERDAWRYGFARFGIAVGIHALWNGGTLIVLTLAGAQFFGATPPKLDVLGLSAAGTTLALVIVLGLAALWMGRTVVRGTRLAFEIESEGEAQFVVSDRAVTIWAFVCLVAIVPVGVTALRALLR, from the coding sequence ATGAGATACTTGACTGAGCCAATGCCCAAAAGTTGGAAGACCGCGATTCTCATCGCGGGTCTCGTGTTGTTCGTGCCGGGCATAATCATCGCGATGCCATACGCGTGCCTGGTGCCCTTGACGATTCTGAGTTCGCGGCATGATGCGCTCACCATCGGTATGACAAGTTTTGCGTTGCTTGTTCTGACTTTTGGCGCGGGTGGCGTGGTCGTGTTGCACGCGTTGCAATGCTTGCAGGGCAAAGCGTCGCGCCCGTTGCGCTTGCCGCCAGCGTGGATGATGGCTGGCATCTTTGGATTGTGCATCTTCGCGGGCATCGTCACGCGAACCAACGAAACGCTCGCCGCGTTTTTCTTTCCGCCGATTCTGTTCATCGCCGCGGCGATGTCACCGTTGCTGGCGATGGCATGGTTCGCGTACCCGCGCGCGGAGGGACTGACGTTTCGCCGCGCGCTCGTCGCATTCGCTGGCGGCGCAACCGTGAGTGTGCTCATCGCGCTCGCGCTCGAAATTGTGTTGCCACTCACCGTACTCGCGTTGATCGGGAACCTGAGCAACATCGTGGTCAAGAGCGTGGAGAATTTGCTCGCCGATTTAGCCGGGCGACAAATCGCGCGCGCACTCACGACCCCAGGATTTGTGTACGCGTTCATCCAGGTCGCGGTCATCGCGCCGCTTGCCGAAGAGATCGCCAAGCCCCTCGTGACGTTGCCAATCCTGGGTCGTTTGTCGCGGCGCGATGCGTTTCTCGTCGCGGCGATGGCGGGCGCGGGATTCGCCACGTTGGAGAATGTGTTGTACACGAGTTTCGGTGCATATCTCTGGTCGGGCGTGCTCGTCTTGCGCGCGATTGGCGGCGCGCTACATCCGCTCGGCGCGGGGCTGGTCGGTTTGAGTTGGCGCGATATTCTGAATGGCGAACGCGACGCGTGGCGATATGGTTTCGCGCGGTTCGGCATCGCGGTGGGGATACATGCGTTGTGGAACGGCGGCACGTTGATCGTCCTCACACTCGCGGGCGCGCAATTCTTTGGCGCGACGCCGCCCAAGCTCGACGTGCTGGGTCTGTCGGCGGCGGGGACGACGCTCGCCTTAGTGATCGTGCTGGGACTCGCCGCGTTGTGGATGGGACGCACGGTCGTGCGAGGCACGCGGCTCGCGTTTGAAATCGAATCGGAAGGCGAAGCGCAATTCGTCGTGTCGGATCGCGCGGTGACGATTTGGGCGTTCGTGTGCCTGGTCGCGATTGTGCCGGTTGGCGTGACCGCGTTGCGCGCGTTGTTGCGGTGA
- a CDS encoding transposase: protein MTAQRLTGRLVAVRVPSQVAEERRRKLRAEAKDDGRTPSARQLALCDWVIFLTNVPSERLSVAEVLVLARARGQIELLFKLWKSYGRVDESRSAKPYRILCEVYAKLLIMLMQHWVAITCG from the coding sequence GTGACGGCCCAGCGCCTGACGGGTCGGTTAGTGGCGGTGCGTGTCCCCTCCCAGGTCGCGGAAGAACGTCGGCGCAAATTACGTGCCGAGGCGAAAGACGATGGACGCACGCCGAGTGCGCGCCAATTGGCGTTGTGCGATTGGGTGATCTTCTTGACCAATGTGCCATCCGAACGCTTGAGTGTTGCGGAAGTGCTCGTCCTCGCACGCGCCCGTGGGCAAATTGAACTCTTGTTCAAACTTTGGAAATCCTATGGGCGCGTCGATGAATCGCGCAGTGCCAAGCCGTATCGCATTCTGTGCGAAGTGTATGCCAAGTTGTTGATCATGCTGATGCAGCACTGGGTCGCCATCACCTGTGGCTGA